The genomic segment CGGCGGGCCGCGTCCCAGAGCTTGTCGCCGCCGACGAGACCGTTGTGCTGCCGCCACAGCAGCACCTCGCCCTGTTCGCGGAAGTACCAGCCGTTGCCGACGATGCCGTGCTCGGCGGGCGGGGCACCGGTCAGGAACGTCGACTGCGCGGCGCAGGTGACCGCCGGGAGGACGGTCCTCAGGGGCGCGCGGTCGCCGGTCTCGGCCAGCTCGCGGAGGTTGGGCATATGGGCGAGCAGCCGGGGGGTGAGGCCGACGACGTCGAGGACGAGCAGGCGGCGGGGGGCGAGGCGGCCCGCGTCGTCGGGGGTGCTGCGGGCGGAGCCCGGGGTACCGGCGGGGGTCACGGCAGCTCCTTGAGGCCGAGGTCGGTCAGCAGGTCGCGGACGAGGCAGAGTTCGGCGGCGATGCCCTCGGCGAGCCGGGCCCGGGAACGGGGGCGCAGCTCGGGCGGCAGGGCCTGCCAGCTGTAGGTCTCCACCTCCAGGTGGCGGGTGAGGGGCGCCGGGCCGCCGACGAGCCGGGTGAGGGTGTCGCGGAGGACGGGGAGGGTCGAGGTCAGCGGGGGCAGCGGTGCGGCGTGCAGGGGGACGTGGAGGTGAACCCGCCAGGGACCGGTGGTGGGGAGAGCGGGGGCGGGGAGAGCGGGGGCGGGGAGGGCCGGGGCTGTGCCGCCGGCTCCGCAGCTCCGGGCGGGCGGTTCGGCGGGCAGGCCCAGGGCCTCGTCCAGGTCGTCGGTGCCGGTGACCTCCCCCGCCCGGGTGCGAGTGCGGGTCTGGTGGAGGAAGCGCGGTTCGGCGAAGGCGGCGAGGGCCGCCCGTACGTCCTCCCGGCCGGGGTTCTCGGCGTGCAGCGCCGCCGACAGCTGGGCCTTGACGACGGGGATGCCGGCCCCGCTGAGCGCGTCCAGGGCCGGGCCCGGTTCCTCGAACTCGGTGGCGAGGTGGCAGGTGTCCACGCAGACGCCGATGCGGTGGGACGGCGGGCGCCCCCGGCCGCTGAGGGCGGCGACCGCGTCGGCGGTGGTGGCGACGGTGCAGCCGGGTTCCGGTTCGAGGCCGATGCGGATGGAGGTGCCGGTGAGGTCCTGGAGGGCGTCGAGCCGCTGGGCGAGCAGGGTGAGGGCCCGTCGGGCGGTGCGCTCCGAGGCGGCGTTGTAGGGGGTGCGCCAGGCGAGGGGCAGGGTGGAGATGGTGCCCTCGGGCTCGTCGTCGGGGAGCAGCCCGGCGAGGAGGCGGGCGAGGTCGGTGGTGTGGCCGAGGCGTTCCGGCTCCGTCCAGTCGGGGCGGTACACGCGGTACTTGACCCGCTCGGCGCCGAAGCCCGCGTACGGGAAACCGTTGAGGGTGACGACTTCCAGGCCGCGGCGGTCGAGCTCGGAGCGGAGGGTGCGCAGCGCGGCCGGGTCGGCGACGAGCGCGCGGGCGGCGTCGCGGGCCAGCCAGAGGCCGATCCCGAGCCGGTCCCGGCCGAGGCGGCGGCGTACGGGTTCGCAGTGCTCGCGGAGCTGGCGGAGCACGCCGTCGAGGGTTTCCGCCGGGTGGACGTTGGTGCAGTACGCGAGGTGGACGGTCGAGCCGTCGGGATGCCGGAAGCGCACGGGTCAGGAGCCTCCCCGGAGTATGGAGTTGCCCTCGTGGGTGGCGGCGCCCGCGGCCGGGCCGGGGGCGGCCGTGTCGAGCCGGCCGCTCTGTCCGTAGAAGGCCACGGGGTTGCGCCACAGGACCTGGTCGACCTCGTCCTCGGTGAATCCGGCGGCGAGCATCGCGTCGCCGGCCTGCCGGGTCGTCAGCGGGTCGCTGCGGCCCCAGTCGGCGGCGGAGTTGACGAGCATGCGTTCGGTGCCGTGGGAGCGGAGGATCCGGACCATGCGGGCGGGGTCCATCTTGGTGTCGGGGTAGAGGGAGAAGCCGAGCCAGCAGCCGCTGTCGCGGGCCTCGTCGACGGTCGTCTCGTTGAGGTGGTCGAGCAGGACGAGTCCGGGGTCCAGGTCCGAGCGGCGGACGGCGTCGAGGGTGCGGCGCAGGCCGGCGGCCTTGTCGCGGTGCGGGGTGTGGACCAGGGCGGGCAGTTCGTGGTCGGCGGCCAGCTGGAGCTGCGCCTCCAGGGCGGCGTCCTCCGCGGGCGTCATCGAGTCGTAGCCGATCTCCCCGACGGCGACGACCGAGTCCTTGACGAGATAGCGCGGCAGCTCGTCCAGGACGGGGGCGCAGCGCGGGTCGTTCGCCTCCTTCGGGTTGAGGGCGATCGTGCAGTGGTGCGCGATGCCGTACTGGGCGGCGCGGAACGGCTCCCAGCCGAGGAGCGCGTCGAAATAGTCGAAGAAGCTGGCGGGTGCGGTGCGGGGCTGGCCGAGCCAGAACGACGGCTCGACGACGGCGCGGACGCCCGCCGCGTACATGGCCTCGTAGTCGGCGGTGGTGCGCGAGGTCATATGGATGTGCGGGTCGAAGATACGCATCGCTGGGTCAGGGCTCCTCTGTCGCGGCGGGCTCCGTGCGGGACGGCTCGGTCGCGGCCGGCTCCGTGGCGGGAGGGCCGGTGACGGGCGGTTCGGCCGCGGCCTGCTCTGGCTCCGTCCCCGGCTCCGGCTCCGTCCCCGTCTCCTCTGCCGTCAGGGCCAGGACGTGGTGCAGGTCCGGAGGGACGGGGCGGCCGGCCGCGGTGCGCTCGCGGGCGTAGTCGGTGAGCATCCGGGCCAGCTCGGCATCGCCGCGGGCCCGGTCCGCGAGACCGGCGACGGCGGCGACCGGCACCTCGGTGAACAGGCACTTCAGTACGGCGTGCCGCCAGGCGTGCGAGGCGAGGTGCCGCACCGCGTAGGGGCCGACGGCGGCGGCGACCAGCCGGGTGTCGTTCGCCCGGAGCGCGTCCTCGATCAGGGGGACGGCCTCGGGCCCGATGCCCGGGAGGTACGGCAGAGCCAGCAGGACGGCACGGCGCTCGGCGGCGGTGCCCTGGTGGTAGAGGCGGTCGAGCGTGCCGGGGGTGGCGCGGGCGGCGCGGAGGAGGAGGACACGGGCGGTGTCGGTGGGGTCGGTGAGGCCGGCAAGGCCGGCTGCTCCGGACGGGCCGGTGAGGCCGGCGGGGCCGGTGGGGCCGGCGGGGGCGGCGGGGGCGGCGGCCGGACCGGGCCGGGTATCGGAGTCGGGGCGGCCGGCGGAGTCGGTGCGTGCGCCCGGGCCGGAGGCCGGGGCCGGTCCGGGACGCGCGCGGGCGCCGGGATCGCGGCCGATGTGGCGTCCGGCGGCGGCGAACCGGAGTTCCCAGGCCGGGAGCCGGGTCTTCCGGGCCGGTGGCGGCTGGGCCTCTCCGGCCGCGGAACCCGGCGCCGG from the Streptomyces xinghaiensis S187 genome contains:
- the eboE gene encoding metabolite traffic protein EboE; protein product: MRFRHPDGSTVHLAYCTNVHPAETLDGVLRQLREHCEPVRRRLGRDRLGIGLWLARDAARALVADPAALRTLRSELDRRGLEVVTLNGFPYAGFGAERVKYRVYRPDWTEPERLGHTTDLARLLAGLLPDDEPEGTISTLPLAWRTPYNAASERTARRALTLLAQRLDALQDLTGTSIRIGLEPEPGCTVATTADAVAALSGRGRPPSHRIGVCVDTCHLATEFEEPGPALDALSGAGIPVVKAQLSAALHAENPGREDVRAALAAFAEPRFLHQTRTRTRAGEVTGTDDLDEALGLPAEPPARSCGAGGTAPALPAPALPAPALPTTGPWRVHLHVPLHAAPLPPLTSTLPVLRDTLTRLVGGPAPLTRHLEVETYSWQALPPELRPRSRARLAEGIAAELCLVRDLLTDLGLKELP
- a CDS encoding TatD family hydrolase, yielding MRIFDPHIHMTSRTTADYEAMYAAGVRAVVEPSFWLGQPRTAPASFFDYFDALLGWEPFRAAQYGIAHHCTIALNPKEANDPRCAPVLDELPRYLVKDSVVAVGEIGYDSMTPAEDAALEAQLQLAADHELPALVHTPHRDKAAGLRRTLDAVRRSDLDPGLVLLDHLNETTVDEARDSGCWLGFSLYPDTKMDPARMVRILRSHGTERMLVNSAADWGRSDPLTTRQAGDAMLAAGFTEDEVDQVLWRNPVAFYGQSGRLDTAAPGPAAGAATHEGNSILRGGS
- a CDS encoding EboA domain-containing protein, which encodes MGRDPGARARPGPAPASGPGARTDSAGRPDSDTRPGPAAAPAAPAGPTGPAGLTGPSGAAGLAGLTDPTDTARVLLLRAARATPGTLDRLYHQGTAAERRAVLLALPYLPGIGPEAVPLIEDALRANDTRLVAAAVGPYAVRHLASHAWRHAVLKCLFTEVPVAAVAGLADRARGDAELARMLTDYARERTAAGRPVPPDLHHVLALTAEETGTEPEPGTEPEQAAAEPPVTGPPATEPAATEPSRTEPAATEEP